Genomic window (Dyadobacter fanqingshengii):
GCTTTAATCTTGCTTCGGTATAACGCATGGCCGCCGGATTATCTCCATCCACCGATCCAAAGTTACCCTGGCCGTCCACCAGAGGATAACGCAATGACCACGGCTGCGCCATACGCACCATTGTATTGTAAACAGACGAGTCACCGTGCGGGTGATACTTACCCAAAACCTCCCCTACTATACGAGCCGATTTCTTATGCGAGCGGTTGTAATTAACACCCAAATCCGACATCCCGTACAACACACGCCTGTGAACCGGTTTCAAACCATCGCGAACGTCGGGTAAAGCGCGGGAAATAATAACTGACATCGAGTAATCGATGTATGCTCCACGCATTTCATCCTCAATATTAATGGGGATAATGTTTTCACCAGAAGATTCTGCCATAAAGAATTAGAAAAGAATCAAAAATTTAAACGAGCAATTGAAAAGTGCAACTACCCAATGAATTAATACTATAATGTAAGTTCTAAAAAGTCAAATTTCGCTATTTTAAAGCATTCTAACAAACTATCTTTTGTGCTATTTCAGCATTCCTTTCGTATATCGGTGATCCTTCGGAATTTAACCAAAGAATGCCCTTTCAAAACTTAATTGGCTTCTATCGTTAAATTTTAGTTTCTTCCAGCTTATTACCTAAATGCTTACTTTTTCTCTATTCCATTATGCCCTTATTACTGACATTTATAGCCATACTCACCCTGATTGCACTCATTGCCTGGCTCAAAATTGACACTTTCATCTCATTTTTGCTTGTATCCATCGGACTCGGTCTGGCAAGTGGTCTTGATGTGGAAACGGTCAGCAAGGCTATTCAGAAGGGCGTTGGCGGCACCTTGGGAGATCTCGTTTTGATCGTAGGCTTTGGCGCGATGCTCGGGAAGATGGTGGCGGACAGCGGTGCTGCGCAAAGGATTACAGACGCGCTGATAGGACTTTTCGGGAAAAAATACATTCAATGGGGAATGGCCCTGGCGGGTTTTGTGATTGGCATACCCCTGTTTTATAATGCCGGTTTTGTAATCGTCATTCCTTTGATATTTATGATCAGCGCCACGGCGCGACTTCCATTGTTATATGTAGGTGTTCCCATGCTCTCGGCCTTGTCGGTGGCGCATGGTTACCTCCCGCCCCACCCCTCGCCTGCTGCCATCGCCAGCCAGCTTAATGCGGATCTTGGACAAACATTACTGTATGGGATCATTGTTTCCATTCCCGCCATTGCCGTAGCCGGACCGCTTTTCGGCAGCACGCTGAAACGCTTCCAGCCCAAACCCGACGAAGATCTTTTTAATGTGACGCCCCGCCCCACTACCGAATTACCGGGATTGGGACTCAGCGTTGTAACCGCTTTGCTACCTGTATTTTTATTAACAAGCATGTCGGGTGTGAAGCGCATCTACCCTGATAATAAGATCATTGGCCTGCTGGCAGAGCCTTATTTCGGCATGCTGATCTCTGTATTATTCGCGGCCTATGTTCTGGGAATCCGGCGTGGGATGAAAATGAAAAATGTCAGCAAGTCCATGGAGGAAGCATTCAAAGGTGTTTCGGTAATCCTGCTGATCATTGCCGGAGCCGGGGTATTCAAAGAGATCATGACGGCCAGCGGCGTAAGCACATTCATTGCCGAAAGTTTGAAAGGCGTCGACATTTCGCCGTTGATATTGAGCTGGGGGATTGCTGCTATTATTCGCGTTTGCGTGGGCTCTGCAACCGTCGCCGGACTTACTACTGTGGGCATACTTTCACCGCTTCTGGTGACCTCCGATGTGTCTCCCGAACTGCTCGTATTGTCCATTGGTTCAGGCAGTTTAATGTTCTCGCATTTGAACGATGGCGGCTTTTGGCTATTCAAAGAATACTTTAACCTGAGCATTAAAGACACATTGCTCACCTGGTCTGTTATGGAAACAATTGTGTCTGTAATGGGATTGCTGGGCGTTTTAGTGCTAAATTTGTTCGTCTAGAAATCACAAATCTACATTTACGCATCTACTAATTATGGACAATACGCCTGAATCAAACTTCGCCGCCCTTGGTCTTAATCTTCCTCCAGCTCCTAAACCGCTTGGCGTTTACAAGCCGCTTTTGATCGTGGATAAACGCTGGGTTTACGTTTCAGGTCACGGCACTGTGCAGGATGACGGAACATTGATAAAAGGAAGAATTGGCAAAGATATGGATGCCGATGCAGGCAAACTAGCTGCCCGTCAGGTGGGATTAACGATCCTTTCTACGTTGAAAGCAAATTTGGGAAGCCTCAATCGGATCAAAAGAGTAATTAAAGTGCTGGGCATGGTAAACTGCACGCCCGATTTTGAAAAACATCCTTTCATCATCAACGGATGCAGCGAGCTTTTCGCGAAAATCTGGGGCGAAGAAAACGGGATTGGTGTAAGAAGCGCCGTAGGAATGGGAAGCCTCCCCGATAACATTCCGGTTGAGATTGAAGTGATGTTTGAGCTTGAAGAAAAGTAATATGTGGTTCCAACTAACCAACCCCGAGCGCGTCATTTCCCCTTCACTCCTCTTTTACAAGGAGCGCATTGAAAATAATATCCGCGGAATGGTCAGCATTGCCGGTGATGCCGACAGGCTTATTCCGCATGTGAAAACCCATAAATCCGGTGAGATTGTAAAATTGCAGCTAGCACAGGGAATTAATAAATTTAAATGTGCTACGATCGCAGAAGCCGAAATGCTGGCTGATGCAGGAGCCAAATGGATTTTGCTGGCTTACCAGATGGTTGGCCCAAACATTGAGCGGTTGCAGGCATTGCGCAACAAATTCGCAGATGTGACATTCGCTTCGCTGGTTGACAATGAAAAATCAGCAGATGACCTGAATGAATCGGGCACTGCTAATGATGTTATTTTCAACGTTTTTATTGATGTCAACAATGGTATGAACCGCTCCGGTCACGTTACGGATGGCACATTGCTTTCGCTATATCGTTATGTTTCGGGACTTCCCAACGTTGCGTTCAGCGGCGTCCACGTTTACGACGGACATTTACGTGATCCTGAATTCACCGACAGAAAAGTGGCTGTGGATGAAGCATTTGACAAAGTCCTGCCGCTTTTCGATCTGATCAAAAACCACACAGGAACCAGCCCGATGATCATCGCCGGCGGTTCTCCTTCTTTCACCGTGCACGCCATGCGACCCGACGTGTTTTTAAGTCCCGGCACAAATGTGCTTTGGGACTGGGGCTATGGCGACCGGTTTGACGGCCAACCATTCCAGCATGCAGCATTGGTGCTCACACGCGTTGTTTCCAAACCAACAGCCGGCATTGTCACGATCGATCTTGGCCACAAGGCCATTGCGCCTGAAAGCCCGATCGAAAGTCGTTTCAAATTGCTGAATCTGCCCAGCTACACTTTAATCGGGCAAAGCGAGGAACATGGTGTTTTGCAGGTTACGCAGGATGTGTGGGACGCCACGCAGATTGGAGATGTGTTTTATGCATTGCCTTTTCACGTTTGCCCTACCGTCGCGCTGCATGATTTTGCTTCCATTATCGAACACGGCGAAGTCACCGAAGAGTGGAAAATTGTAGCCCGAAACAGACGCATTACTATTTAATACCGAATTCCTAAACAACAAAAAATGTTTCTTTTTGACGCCCATCTCGACCTTTCCATGAACGCCGTGGAATGGAACCGGGATCTTACCCAGGACCTGAATGCCATCAGACAACGTGAAGCAAACCTGACCGACAAGCCCGATCGCGGCAAAGGTGTGGTGAGTTTTCCGGAAATGCGAAAAGGGAACATTGGCATGTGTGTAGCCACTCAGATTGCCCGTTTCGTCAAACTAGACAGCAAAATTCCGGGTTGGCATTCGCAGGCGCAGGCATGGGCGCAGACCCAGGCGCAAATTGCGTGGTACAAAGCCATGGAAGAAGCCGGCGAAATGGTGCAGATAGTTGACCTGCCCGGTTTACACAAACATTTGGAGCTCTGGGAAAACGCCGCATCCACTGAAAATCTGCCGATTGGATACATTCTGAGCCTGGAAGGAGCCGATTCTTTTATTAGTCTTAAAAACCTTGAAATAGCTTATCAATACGGCTTGCGCGCGATCGGTCCGGCACATTATGGCCCCGGGATTTATGCCTATGGCACGGATTCAGATCAGTCATTGTCGCAAAAAGGCAAAGACCTGCTGCGTGAAATGGAAAAGCTGAATATGATCCTGGACGCAACGCATTTGTGCGACACGGCGTTTTGGGAAGCACTGGACATTTTCAAAGGGCCGGTTTGGGCAAGTCATAATCTGGTCCGGAAGATCACGCCGCATAACCGGCAGTTTTCAGATGAAATGATCCGGGAATTACTGGAACGAAAGGCTGTTATCGGTATGGCATTTGATGCGTGGATGATGGTTCCAGGCTGGGTTCGCGGCAAGTCTACGCCCGAAAGCATGGGATTAAAAATCGAACACGTCGCGGAACATATTGACCACATCTGCCAGTTGGCCGGAAATGCACTGCATGTCGGGATCGGTTCTGATCTGGATGGCGCTTATGGAAAAGAACAGTCGCCGATGGATCTCGACTCTATTGCCGACCTCCAAACGATTACCGGCATCTTGTCTGCACGAGGTTACTCTACAACGGATATTGAACAAATTATGTGGCGTAACTGGGTTGATTTTCTGGACCGTAGCTGGAAATAATGTGCTTAGGAAAAATCTAATAAAATCTTAATATTCCAATAATATTTTTTAGACAAAAGCTTTGCAACTTGCATCAGGGTTGCGAAGCTTTTTTGTTTTCAGTTTTAAGAAAAATTAACATTTGTCTATTTGGAATTATTATAAATAAGAACCATCTTTGATAAAAGTAGCCGGGACAGATCCTGGCAAGTTACAGGACTTCATTAAAGGCTATCCTTCATAATTTTTGAACAACATGCGTAATACATATAAAATTTCATTTCGAACCAAGATAAAAAACAACAAATCCTTCCAGCGATTGCACGATTGCCTGAAACAACTCAATGTTAAACACTGGGCTTACGACTTCCAGGATTTGTTGCTGACCCTTACCTCCGAACTTTCTGACTTTACAAAAATTCAGGCAGTTTTACGTTCAGCCGGCTACGTTTGTCACTTTGTAAAACTTGAAAATCTGAGTGAGCCGAAAGGCCTTTCGTTAAGTTAAATTTTAGACCGCTTTTTCGCGGATCAAATTCCGTTTCGCTTGCTGCATATGCCGCTCATTGTGAGCGATCAAAAACTGAAAAACATCTCCAAGCCGAAGCTTTATCAGCTTGGAGATGGATATCGGGATTTTAAGTTTGTTCAAATCCTTCTTGCGTGCTTGGCTCAAATAGCTCATTACGAGCTCCTGTTGCCGAAGAAACTCCCCTACTACATTCGCAGCGTTCAGATCCGAAGCCGGAATGTGGCCTTTCATAGCTTTGTACTTCTTTTTCCCCGTTTCCGGGTCCATCATTTTTGTAAAATAAGCGCCAAACCAGGTGCTCGTGAATTCTGCAACGTTTGCGTCTTCTGAATTCAAGATTTGCTTTTCAATGTGAGGTAAATAAAAGTCGCCGTAACTATTCAGGTGGTCGAGACATTGTGCAATGCTCCACCCACCGGTTGCAGATGGCATATTAAGAAACTTGTCGCTTCTGTTTTGAAATAGGGCAATGGTTTCAGAAATGTGCCCTTCTACCCTATCTTCCAGTGTCCTGAGGAGTTCAGTTTTGTTTACAGGTTTCATTTTGCTTTGTGTTTTTGTAATGCAAAATTGAAACCTGCGCAGGAATAAATGATTGGTAAAAACCAACATTTCAAATTCTGATCTTATTTACCAGCTTGCTGAAATTGGTCGCGTCGATGCCGAGATAATTCGCCAGATACTTGTGCGGAACTAGCTGCAATATATGCGGGCTGCGACGAAGCAGGTTGCGGAATTTTTCTTCTGAAGAGAAGCATTGCACCTCGACCAACCTTTCCAATATGCCTGAAAGCGTCTGGGTAACGCCAAGTCGGACCATATCGGCTATTTCCGGGCGCCTGGCCATTAATGCTTCCAGATCCTGCCTGGGTGCGCGCAGAAATTCCGACGGTGTGAGCGTCTCAAAATAATACCGCGAAGGCTGTCCCAAAAGCAGCGAATCCACCACGCCGCCGAAAGATGGTGGATACATAAAAGCAAGCGTCGCCTCACGGCTTTGATCATCCAGATAATAAACGCGCTGAATGCCCTTTGTTACAAAATACAAATGGTTCTCCGTTTGCCCGGCAGGTGTAACCACTTCCTTACGCCCCGCCGAATACGGTTTCCAAATGCCCGAAAACGCGTACCAGTCTTCATCACTCAGCGGCCTGACCGATTCTATGAGTTTTCGCAAAAGCCGCAGCTCGTCTTGCATAACATGTTATTCCCCAATCGATGAAACCATAAAGTTAAGGAAATGAAAAACTTCTTCCTGACTTCTGATGTGGTTTCTCGCGGCAGAAAGGTCGTCCCCGATCTTGATCGTGTAAGCAGTATCGGGCAAAGCTTCGAACATGTCTTCGTCTGTTGTGTCGTCGCCGATGGCCAGCACGAAATCATAGTCTCCGTTTTCAACAAATGCCCGGGACGCTGTTCCCTTGTTAAATGCAGTCTTTTTAACTTCGACAACTTTGCTACCATCGATAACCTGCAAGTTTAACTCGGGTTGAATGTAGTTTTTCAGCTGCCATAGTAACTCCTGTGCACGTCTCTGCGCGTATTCTTTTTCATCTGCGGTCCGGTAATGCCACGCAAGGGAAGTTTCTTTTTCTTCTACAAAAGCCCCAGGGCATCTTTTGGCATAAATATCCATAATCGGACGAATGCTCTCTTTCCAGTTTTCTTCATAACTCTCATTCAGGACCCACACATCACTTCCCTTCGTGCGGGTAAGCGCCCCATGTTCGGCAATGATGTGAACAGGGAGGTCCCGGAACAGGTTATCCAAAAAGTGACGGTCGCGTCCGCTAATGATGATGACGGTGTCTCTTTTGGCGATTTCAAGAATCAGTTTCTTGACATCTTCGGAAACAATTGCCTTAGCGGGATCCGGGACAATGGGCGCCAGCGTTCCATCATAGTCAAAAAACAGAATGCGGTTAGTTGCGTTTGCATACGCATGACGGATTGCGTCGATGCCTTTATTGGTAAGAAACACCTGTCTCAGGCGTTCATGTTCTTGTTCAAGCATGGTCATCTGTGTAAAAAAATCTTCGGTCCAGGCGAAAACGTCATAATCTTTGATCCGTTCCCGCATGGCATCCATTCGTTTTGTCTGCTCTTCCTCCGGCATCTCGAAAGCATTCTTGATTGCATCGGCAATGTCCTGAATGTCCAAGGGGTTGATAATCAGCGCTTCACCTAATTCGGCAGCCGCACCGGCCATCTCACTCAATATCAAAACACCTTTACGGTCCTTCCGGCTGGCGACATATTCCTTGCAAACCAGGTTCATCCCATCCCGCACAGGCGTAATCAATGCAACGTCGCTCACGGTATACATTCCCACCAATTCGTGATAAGGCATTGAGCGATACTGATATATGATGGGTTGCCAGTAAATATTGCCATAATCAGCATTGATCCGGCCAACGGTCTGATCGATCTCGGACTTCATTTGCTGATATTGTTCAATGGTGTCCCGTGAAGGAACCACAACCATTACAAACGAAACCTTTTCATGCCACTCCGGATATCTTTCCAGGAAACGCTGAAAGCCGCGCAACCGGTGAATGATCCCTTTGGAATAATCCAGCCGGTCGACTGAAAAAATGATCTTTTGGTTCAGTGAATGCCTCGCATCGTTGCGTGCATCGGCCACCATTGGATCGTCATAGGCATCATTAAATTTGTCAAAGTCCACGCTGATCGGAAAAGAATCCACTTTTACGATCCGGTTGCTCATATTAATGTAATGCAGCTTGTTGCCATACCCGGAAACAAGCCGCGCGGCTTTCAAAAAGTATTCAACGTAATCATTGGTATGGAAGCCAACAACATCTGCGCCTAAAATCCCATCCACAATGGCTTTGCGCCATTTAACTGGCAACAGGCGAAACAATTCAAAAGACGGAAAGGGGATATGAAAGAAGAAGCCGATCTTGTTGTCCGGATATTTCTGACGGATCATCTCGGGTAGCAGCATTAATTGGTAATCCTGCACCCAGATCACGTCGCCGGGCTGAATGATCTCATCTATTTTATCAAAAAACAGTCTGTTAGCGATCTGATAGGCTTCAAAATATTCGTCATCAAACCGTGCGAGCGACGGGAAATAGTGGCATAAAGGCCAGATCAGGTTATTGCAGAAGCCTTCATAATATTTTTCATTGACATCCTCGGGAATAAAAACGGGATGTGCCTGAAAGTCTTCATTGGTAAGTGATTGTCCTTCCAGCTCTTCACGCGTATTTTCCGAAAACCCGATCCACTGGATCTTGTCATCTGAACTAAAAACCGGGCCGTTTTTATTCTTCACCAATGACAGTACAGCCGAAACGAGGCCTCCTGAATTTTGGAATAATTGTGCCTGATCGTTTTCACGAACGATTTTGAATGGCAATCGATAGGCTACAATTACTAATCTTCCGGCGTTTTTTTGTTGTTTTAAATTTTCCATAGAACCCCAATAAAACTAAAAAACCTATGCCAAGCATCATTTTTGGCGCATTGAAAATCAAAATTTGATGTCGTCCGGATTTGTATTAGCTTAGCACCTGCAACCTC
Coding sequences:
- a CDS encoding gluconate:H+ symporter produces the protein MPLLLTFIAILTLIALIAWLKIDTFISFLLVSIGLGLASGLDVETVSKAIQKGVGGTLGDLVLIVGFGAMLGKMVADSGAAQRITDALIGLFGKKYIQWGMALAGFVIGIPLFYNAGFVIVIPLIFMISATARLPLLYVGVPMLSALSVAHGYLPPHPSPAAIASQLNADLGQTLLYGIIVSIPAIAVAGPLFGSTLKRFQPKPDEDLFNVTPRPTTELPGLGLSVVTALLPVFLLTSMSGVKRIYPDNKIIGLLAEPYFGMLISVLFAAYVLGIRRGMKMKNVSKSMEEAFKGVSVILLIIAGAGVFKEIMTASGVSTFIAESLKGVDISPLILSWGIAAIIRVCVGSATVAGLTTVGILSPLLVTSDVSPELLVLSIGSGSLMFSHLNDGGFWLFKEYFNLSIKDTLLTWSVMETIVSVMGLLGVLVLNLFV
- a CDS encoding RidA family protein; translation: MDNTPESNFAALGLNLPPAPKPLGVYKPLLIVDKRWVYVSGHGTVQDDGTLIKGRIGKDMDADAGKLAARQVGLTILSTLKANLGSLNRIKRVIKVLGMVNCTPDFEKHPFIINGCSELFAKIWGEENGIGVRSAVGMGSLPDNIPVEIEVMFELEEK
- a CDS encoding D-TA family PLP-dependent enzyme yields the protein MWFQLTNPERVISPSLLFYKERIENNIRGMVSIAGDADRLIPHVKTHKSGEIVKLQLAQGINKFKCATIAEAEMLADAGAKWILLAYQMVGPNIERLQALRNKFADVTFASLVDNEKSADDLNESGTANDVIFNVFIDVNNGMNRSGHVTDGTLLSLYRYVSGLPNVAFSGVHVYDGHLRDPEFTDRKVAVDEAFDKVLPLFDLIKNHTGTSPMIIAGGSPSFTVHAMRPDVFLSPGTNVLWDWGYGDRFDGQPFQHAALVLTRVVSKPTAGIVTIDLGHKAIAPESPIESRFKLLNLPSYTLIGQSEEHGVLQVTQDVWDATQIGDVFYALPFHVCPTVALHDFASIIEHGEVTEEWKIVARNRRITI
- a CDS encoding dipeptidase, producing the protein MFLFDAHLDLSMNAVEWNRDLTQDLNAIRQREANLTDKPDRGKGVVSFPEMRKGNIGMCVATQIARFVKLDSKIPGWHSQAQAWAQTQAQIAWYKAMEEAGEMVQIVDLPGLHKHLELWENAASTENLPIGYILSLEGADSFISLKNLEIAYQYGLRAIGPAHYGPGIYAYGTDSDQSLSQKGKDLLREMEKLNMILDATHLCDTAFWEALDIFKGPVWASHNLVRKITPHNRQFSDEMIRELLERKAVIGMAFDAWMMVPGWVRGKSTPESMGLKIEHVAEHIDHICQLAGNALHVGIGSDLDGAYGKEQSPMDLDSIADLQTITGILSARGYSTTDIEQIMWRNWVDFLDRSWK
- a CDS encoding DinB family protein; amino-acid sequence: MKPVNKTELLRTLEDRVEGHISETIALFQNRSDKFLNMPSATGGWSIAQCLDHLNSYGDFYLPHIEKQILNSEDANVAEFTSTWFGAYFTKMMDPETGKKKYKAMKGHIPASDLNAANVVGEFLRQQELVMSYLSQARKKDLNKLKIPISISKLIKLRLGDVFQFLIAHNERHMQQAKRNLIREKAV
- a CDS encoding Crp/Fnr family transcriptional regulator → MQDELRLLRKLIESVRPLSDEDWYAFSGIWKPYSAGRKEVVTPAGQTENHLYFVTKGIQRVYYLDDQSREATLAFMYPPSFGGVVDSLLLGQPSRYYFETLTPSEFLRAPRQDLEALMARRPEIADMVRLGVTQTLSGILERLVEVQCFSSEEKFRNLLRRSPHILQLVPHKYLANYLGIDATNFSKLVNKIRI
- a CDS encoding bifunctional alpha,alpha-trehalose-phosphate synthase (UDP-forming)/trehalose-phosphatase produces the protein MENLKQQKNAGRLVIVAYRLPFKIVRENDQAQLFQNSGGLVSAVLSLVKNKNGPVFSSDDKIQWIGFSENTREELEGQSLTNEDFQAHPVFIPEDVNEKYYEGFCNNLIWPLCHYFPSLARFDDEYFEAYQIANRLFFDKIDEIIQPGDVIWVQDYQLMLLPEMIRQKYPDNKIGFFFHIPFPSFELFRLLPVKWRKAIVDGILGADVVGFHTNDYVEYFLKAARLVSGYGNKLHYINMSNRIVKVDSFPISVDFDKFNDAYDDPMVADARNDARHSLNQKIIFSVDRLDYSKGIIHRLRGFQRFLERYPEWHEKVSFVMVVVPSRDTIEQYQQMKSEIDQTVGRINADYGNIYWQPIIYQYRSMPYHELVGMYTVSDVALITPVRDGMNLVCKEYVASRKDRKGVLILSEMAGAAAELGEALIINPLDIQDIADAIKNAFEMPEEEQTKRMDAMRERIKDYDVFAWTEDFFTQMTMLEQEHERLRQVFLTNKGIDAIRHAYANATNRILFFDYDGTLAPIVPDPAKAIVSEDVKKLILEIAKRDTVIIISGRDRHFLDNLFRDLPVHIIAEHGALTRTKGSDVWVLNESYEENWKESIRPIMDIYAKRCPGAFVEEKETSLAWHYRTADEKEYAQRRAQELLWQLKNYIQPELNLQVIDGSKVVEVKKTAFNKGTASRAFVENGDYDFVLAIGDDTTDEDMFEALPDTAYTIKIGDDLSAARNHIRSQEEVFHFLNFMVSSIGE